The Flexivirga aerilata sequence AATGCGTCGGTGAAGCCCTGATCAGCGTAATGTTTTGGTAAGGGAACGGTAAAAAGTGTGTACTGTGTTCAGTACACCCACCCGGGACGTATGGCGCGACAGCTCTGCGCCATACGGCCCCGGACATGCAACAAGGCTCCACGGACAACTCCGTGAAGCCTTGTTTCGTACGGGGGTAGACGTCTCTACCGCTCACTCACCATCAACGGCGGCGACGTCCCCCGATGACACTCTTCTTGTCGCGCATCGCATGCTCCTCGGTCAGGGGACTCTGGGGGGAGGGAGGAACCCTCAGCACAGACAGCGGATCGGTTCCGCCATTCCCCAGAGTATAGGGACTGAGCAGTCGTCCGTTAACACATCGGTGCGGTGGAAATGCGCTGAATCCGTGCCTGGCTGCCGCCCAGATCGACGGATAGGCTCGCGGCGATGACTGCCGAGACCCCGCTGCCCACCGCGGAGATCCTGCGAACCCTCGCGGTGCCCGCCCGCTGGCGCGCCTACGAAGCCCTGCGCAACTTCGGATCGATGCGTGGCCGTGACGTCGCCAAGCTGGTCAAGGTCTCCGAGGGGTCGATGCTCGCCCACCTGCGCGAGCTGGAGCGGATCGGCTTCGTCACCTCCACCGGCGACGCGAGCAAGTCCCGGGCGCAGGTCTGGTCCGCGGTCGCCGGCGGCGTCCGGCTCATGGAGTACGACCGCACCGAGGACTACGCGGTGGAAGCGGACGCATGGCTCAAGGTGCGCCTCGAGGCGCAGGCCGACGTCCTCCAGGACTGGGTCACGGTCGCCGGGAACTGGCCGCGGGACTGGCAGTCGGCCGCCGAGATGTACGACAGCTTCCTGCACCTCACCCGCGACGAACTCGTCGAGCTCGGCAACGAACTGCACGAGCTGATGGACCGCTGGCACAACGCACACAGCGCCCCCGGGCCCGGCACCAAGCCGGTCGCCGTCTCGACCAACGCCGTGCCCTACCCGCACAGCTACGACCCGCCGGAGTGACCCTGCCGCGCTCAGGGCTCCCGGAGGTCGTCGACCTGTTCGGCCGCGGGCGCCCCGTCCTCGGGCCGGATGCGGTATTGCCCGAGCAGCAGCGCGTCGCGGGCCGGTGAGTCGGTCAGCACGAAGAACCACCGCACGTCCACCTGCAGCACCCGGGCGAGCCCGGCGATGAGCTCGTGCCGCGGGTCGGCGACCTCGCCGCGCATCAGCGTGTAGATGTAGTTGCGGCTCACCGGCAGCCCGAGCGCCTGCAGCCCGCGCCAGATGTCCGGCGCGGTCAGGCCGATCGCGTCCGCGGCGAGGTTGAGCCGGAAGTGGAAGTCCGGCACCAGCGGGGAGTGGCCCGTCGCCGTCATCGCGACACCAGCCGGCGCACCCCGCCGAGCTTGCTCAGCACGACGCTGACCAGCTCCTCCACCTCACGCACGTGCAAGCGGCGGGCGATCACGACGTACAACGCCATGAAGCTGACCGCCGCACCGACGAGGATGACCAGGTTGGCGGTGCGGGTGGAGTCGCCGAGGACGAACGACAGCGCATAACGCACCGCGAAGGCCACCACCAGGGCGAGCACGCCGGAGACGGCGAGGCGCACCCAGGTCTGCATCACGTCGACGATGTGCAACCGCGGCAGGCGCCGCTGCCGCAGCCACCGGAAGCCGAAGTAGGCCTCCACGACGTACGCGATCGAGCCGGCGAGCGCGACGCCGACGCCGACCCAGGCCCCCGGCAGCAGCAGCGACGGTATGGCGAAAATCGCGGTCACGATCGTGCACACGACCTGCATGACGAACGGTGTGCGGGCGTCCTCGTAGGCGAAGAACACCCGCTGCACCACCACGATCACGGTGAACGGCACGATGCCGAGCATCATCGCGATCGTCTGCCGCTCGACCGCGGTGCCGAGCTCGGCGCCGTAGAAGAAGTGCGCCAGTGGACCCGCGGCGACCAGGGCGCCGAAGGTGGCCGCGATCGTCGCCACCGACGACAGCCGCAGACTGAGGCGCGCGTCCTCGGTCACCGCGCGGGTCGAGCCGGCGTGCGCGGCCCGCGACATACGGGTGAAGAGGGCGGTGATCAGGCTCAGCGTGACCAGCGAGTGCGGCAGCATGAAGAAGAGGAACGCGTAGCTCTGCGCCTGGTTGGCGGTCGGCTGCGAGTTGAGCACGTTGTTGTTGACGATCTGCACGCCGATCTGCTGCACCACCACCGCGGCGGACGCCCAGCCGGCGATCTTGGACGTGGCGCGCAGGCCGACCCCGCGGAAGGTGAAGTTGGGCCGCCAGCGGTAACCCGACCGGCGCAGCGGCACGATCAGCACCAGGGCCTGCGCGACGATGCCGAGGGTCGCGCTGCCGGCGAGGATCAACGTCTGCGTGGTCGTCCAGTCGCCCGGGTCGCGCACCGGCCGGTGGTCCGCGGTGACCAGCAGCCAGACGATGCCGGCGATCGCGAAGATGTTGGCAAGCGCCGGCGCCCACATCAGCGCCCCGAACCGGCTGCGCGCGTTGAGCACCTCGCCGAACAGCGTGTAGAGGCCGTAGAAGAACAGCTGCGGCATACAGATCAGCGTGAAGACGACGCCGAGCTTGAACGTGTCGCCGCTGGAGGCGACGTAGCCGATCTTGAACACCAGCGGCGACGCCGCGGTGAAGACGATCGTCGCGCCGAGCAGGATCGTCATCGCGAGCGTGAGCAGCCGGTCGGTGTAGGCCTGGCCGCCGTCCTTGTGGGTCAACGCCCGGGTGATCTGCGGCACCAGCACCGCGTTGATCACACCGCCGGCGAGCAGCAGGTAGATCGCGTTGGGCAACTGGTTGGCGGTGGTCCAGACGTTGCCGACGGTGTCGAGGATCAGCGCGCCGAGCAGGATGGTGCGCACGAAGCCGAGCATCCGCGACACCAGCGTGCCGGCCGCCATGATCGCGCTCGCCCGGCCGATGCCGCCGCCCGCCGACTGCTCCTGCCCGGGTATGGCGGTGCCCGCGTCCGGACCGGCCGCGCCGGTCGCGGCGTCGGTCGGCACACCGGACCCGGCGGCGGCGTCGGCCTCGAGCTGCGCACGCCGGGCGGCGACCACCTCCGGGTCGGCGACGGGCAGGTAGCCGGAGTCCTCGCCGATCCACTCGGCGTAGAGCGCGCCGAGGCTCGCGCCCGACTCCGGCGCCTGCGGCGGACGGGGCGGGGCGGCGTGCTGCGAATACAGCTGTCCCAGGCTCGGGCGGCTGTCGTCAGTCATCGGTGGTGCTTTCGGTCGTTCGGGTCGGGCCGTCGGGCAGTTTGGCGACGCGCTCGCCGGCGTCGACGATCGCATCATCGCGTGCGGGCGAACCCGCGGGTGCGGGCGCCGACGCGGTGCGCGGGCCGCGGCGCAAGGCGCGGCGCAGCCCGAAGATCAGCACCAGCACCGCCAGCGCGCCGAGCACCCACATGATCCACCCCGACGTGGGCCGGACGTTGACGGTCAGCTCCGCGGGCGCGTCGGAGCTCGGCAGCGTGGTGCCCTGCGGGGTGCTGAGCAGTACGTCGATCGGGACGTTGCCGCTGCCGACCGCCTTGATCCCGAACTTCGCGGCGCCACGGGAGTTGGCGCGGATCTGGACCGTCGTCGACGGGCTCTCGACCTTCAGCTGGTACTTGCGGGGTTGCAGGGTCAGGGTCACGTCGTGGACGGCGCGGTTGAGGTCGTTGATGACCGTGACGGTCACGTCGCCGGAGTTGGCGAAGAAGTTGATCGTCGAGTCGCGCACCGACACCTTGTCGAGCAGTGCGGTCACGGCCATGTCGCCGCGGTCGGCCACCGAGGTCGCCGCCGACGCGTTGCCGC is a genomic window containing:
- a CDS encoding MarR family winged helix-turn-helix transcriptional regulator, with translation MTAETPLPTAEILRTLAVPARWRAYEALRNFGSMRGRDVAKLVKVSEGSMLAHLRELERIGFVTSTGDASKSRAQVWSAVAGGVRLMEYDRTEDYAVEADAWLKVRLEAQADVLQDWVTVAGNWPRDWQSAAEMYDSFLHLTRDELVELGNELHELMDRWHNAHSAPGPGTKPVAVSTNAVPYPHSYDPPE
- the murJ gene encoding murein biosynthesis integral membrane protein MurJ; translation: MTDDSRPSLGQLYSQHAAPPRPPQAPESGASLGALYAEWIGEDSGYLPVADPEVVAARRAQLEADAAAGSGVPTDAATGAAGPDAGTAIPGQEQSAGGGIGRASAIMAAGTLVSRMLGFVRTILLGALILDTVGNVWTTANQLPNAIYLLLAGGVINAVLVPQITRALTHKDGGQAYTDRLLTLAMTILLGATIVFTAASPLVFKIGYVASSGDTFKLGVVFTLICMPQLFFYGLYTLFGEVLNARSRFGALMWAPALANIFAIAGIVWLLVTADHRPVRDPGDWTTTQTLILAGSATLGIVAQALVLIVPLRRSGYRWRPNFTFRGVGLRATSKIAGWASAAVVVQQIGVQIVNNNVLNSQPTANQAQSYAFLFFMLPHSLVTLSLITALFTRMSRAAHAGSTRAVTEDARLSLRLSSVATIAATFGALVAAGPLAHFFYGAELGTAVERQTIAMMLGIVPFTVIVVVQRVFFAYEDARTPFVMQVVCTIVTAIFAIPSLLLPGAWVGVGVALAGSIAYVVEAYFGFRWLRQRRLPRLHIVDVMQTWVRLAVSGVLALVVAFAVRYALSFVLGDSTRTANLVILVGAAVSFMALYVVIARRLHVREVEELVSVVLSKLGGVRRLVSR